In Nocardia sp. NBC_00403, one DNA window encodes the following:
- a CDS encoding non-ribosomal peptide synthetase, producing the protein MDIARRSVRVNRRRRSGAPLLGQLLTAAVESAADSAAIRFNPTGDPADQRELTYRELDEASSRLARELIDRGAGPGDLVAIAITRSVESVLAVWAVAKTGAAYVPVDPAYPADRIAHILSDSQVVFGLTTQAHRAGLGRSVYWIELDDPVVAERFAARPEHPISYTDRVRPLIDKHPAYVIYTSGSTGQPKGVVVTHTGLSGLVTAQCERYAVTDRSRVTQLSSPSFDFSLMEMLFTFASGATLVIVPPKVFGGADLADLLRRERITHLLITPGALESVEPTGLDELRVVVVGGDRVHPELVGRWATGDRTMFNAYGPTEATVMVTTTAPMRPHAEVTIGAAIPGVGAFVLDSRLRPVPAGVIGELYLSGAALAQGYLGQPAPTADRFVASPFDAETGAEDSRLYRTGDLVRRRESDGAFEYLGRCDFQVKIRGIRVELGEIDSVLTSYPGIDFAATVGTTLPSAMALVAYVLAHPGVVVDTAELAAFAGKSLPDYMVPSAIVVLDEIPLTPAGKLDRAALPEPVFATEQFRAPVTRTEQIVADVFAALLVAGATDTGGQVGVDDDFFALGGNSLLAAQAVARIGNALDARVPMQLLFEASSVAGLAERVERLAGTAAGPALGSLPRPDRIPLSFAQQRMWFLNRFDPASAVDNIPVAVRLSGRLDVDALRAAVRDVVERHESLRTIYPDIDGEGFQVVLPVEDVRAVPELEPQQVAEIDLPRFVTAATIDGFDVTTEPPVRLRLLQTSDAEHVLVCVVHHIAGDGFSMAPLTRDLMAAYVTRTRAGRPDWQPLAVQYPDYAIWQRAILGSEDDANSLSARQIAYWQHELADLPGQLELPVDRPRPVVATNNGAVFAFDIDAEVHQLLRNVAQQHNSTLFMVVHAALAVLLARLSGTRDIAIGTPVAGRGAAALDDLIGMFVNTLVLRTDIDPDSTFDQLLRAVRQTDVQAFGHADVPFERLVELLDPVRSTARHPLFQVLLTFQNLAQPELELPGLAVSPVEMALPVAKFDLQLEVVENIDADGAAQGISALFSYATDLFDAATVHDFADRFRKILGAVAADSAAVVGDIDVYAPGERALVLHEWNTPGVRVPEVTLVDLIAAQVRARPDATAVRCGDTTLTFGELQRRANRVARALIARGAGPETLVAVAVSRTEELPVALLAVLTTGAAYLPVDTAYPVQRLEYMLADAAPVCVLSTASERDAVPPGDIPVVLLEEASEFADGRIIDAHRIAPLRPDNLAYVIYTSGSTGEPKGVGVAHRNVLELFANTQLLLEFDETDVWTLFHSFAFDFSVWELWCALANGGSVVMVDHFTARTPEQLRELLIRERVTVLNQTPSAFYQLAEADRAAQSAAAGGLALRYVIFGGEALDLRQLQPWYERHAMNEPWLVNMYGITETTVHVSFLSLDERLVHNAASVIGRALPGLDAFVLDTRLHPAPVGVAGEIYVAGGQLSRGYLGRPGLAATRFVANPFGAPGSRMYRSGDVGRWVGFGGEASLEYAGRSDQQVQLRGFRIELGEIESALLRCPGVSRAAVLVHSDEHAGDRLIGYVVPAAAEDGRLYRLDPIELRSQVAEFLTGYMVPDAFEIIETLPLTPNGKLDRRALPAPAFISATTFRAPGSPIEQAVAEVFAGLLGVAEVGLDDDFFLLGGNSLLATRAVARINEALHANIVVRELFEASTVGTLAARIVPGAAAAAEARSPLVRMARPDRIPLSLAQQRMWVLNRVDPNSLAYNIPMAIRLTGALDVDALRYAIADVLERHESLRTCYPTDGPGGAAYQEVLPVDQVLPGGLAVEVTTDPVARLTAMMSTGFDVTEQVPVRALLLNVTAAVRRAGSAEVHLLVLVVHHITADGTSMVPLARDLMTAYLARIHGNSPDWQPLEVQYADFAIWQREVIGADDDENSVAARQLAYWREQLDGLSGALDLPVDRPRPATPSMRGASTAIRVPAAVHEGLVRIAREQHSTLFMVVHAALAVLLARLSGSSDIAVGTPFAGRAERALDDLVGMFVNSLTLRTAVPSGIDFAALVDQVRETDLSAFANADIPFERVVEETVLARPAGRHPLFQVALSFEDTEPPSLELPGLTVTGLDAGTVTAKFDLQLIVEPRHRGDGSPDEMLAVFAYATDIFDHATVQAFGRRFERILAAVVADPQVCVGDIDILDAQERSRVPTAPVADADAGTENSASTARIAPTQLLAVAVESDPFGPAVVSGEAELSYQDLDAGSSRLARVLIGHGCGPGTGVAVRLDRSPDVATTIWAVLKAGAALVPMRAADSALPSEPALKVGISSASDITRRGVAPTGGIDWLILDDPAVIAEIDLQSSKPVTYANRARTLRGDDPAIVLPDTGATLTYDELATAAQRLVAGAGLTFESRTFRHGRPETMAALLEVIATGAVGASVVAPGTAELHLPEVLADEWVTHLFTDATGLAAVEVGEPADLRVVVLDDGAARPMLIAGDSVEVLALPDLLRQ; encoded by the coding sequence ATGGATATTGCTCGACGTTCTGTTCGTGTCAACCGCCGTCGGCGGTCGGGGGCGCCGCTTCTCGGGCAGCTGCTGACCGCAGCGGTCGAGTCGGCGGCGGATTCGGCGGCGATCCGGTTCAACCCGACCGGTGATCCGGCCGATCAGCGTGAGCTCACCTACCGCGAGCTGGATGAGGCGTCCTCACGCCTTGCGCGTGAGCTGATCGATCGCGGTGCAGGCCCGGGGGACCTGGTGGCGATCGCGATCACCCGCTCGGTGGAATCGGTGCTCGCGGTCTGGGCCGTCGCGAAGACCGGGGCTGCCTATGTGCCGGTCGATCCGGCCTATCCCGCGGACCGGATCGCGCACATCCTGTCCGACTCGCAGGTCGTTTTCGGACTCACCACGCAGGCGCATCGCGCGGGCCTCGGGCGATCGGTGTACTGGATCGAACTCGACGATCCGGTGGTCGCCGAACGCTTCGCCGCCCGGCCCGAGCATCCGATCTCCTACACCGATCGGGTCCGGCCGCTCATCGACAAGCATCCGGCCTACGTCATCTACACGTCGGGATCGACCGGACAGCCCAAGGGCGTCGTCGTCACTCACACCGGGCTTTCCGGACTGGTCACCGCGCAATGCGAGCGCTATGCGGTCACCGACCGATCCCGGGTCACGCAGCTGAGCTCACCGAGCTTCGACTTCTCGCTGATGGAGATGCTGTTCACCTTCGCCTCGGGCGCCACACTCGTCATCGTGCCGCCGAAGGTGTTCGGCGGCGCCGACCTTGCCGATCTCCTCCGCCGCGAGCGGATCACCCATCTGCTGATCACACCGGGCGCACTGGAGTCGGTCGAGCCGACCGGCCTCGACGAGCTGCGCGTCGTCGTGGTGGGTGGCGATCGGGTCCATCCCGAACTCGTCGGCCGCTGGGCGACCGGCGACCGCACGATGTTCAACGCCTACGGTCCGACCGAGGCCACGGTCATGGTCACCACCACCGCGCCGATGCGGCCGCATGCGGAAGTCACCATCGGCGCAGCCATCCCGGGAGTCGGCGCGTTCGTGCTGGATTCGCGATTGCGCCCGGTGCCTGCGGGCGTGATCGGCGAGCTGTACCTCTCCGGGGCCGCACTCGCGCAGGGCTATCTCGGGCAGCCCGCGCCGACCGCGGACCGGTTCGTCGCCAGCCCTTTCGACGCCGAGACCGGCGCCGAGGACAGCAGGCTCTACCGCACCGGCGACCTGGTCCGGCGGCGCGAATCCGATGGCGCCTTCGAATATCTCGGCCGCTGCGACTTCCAGGTGAAGATCCGCGGCATCCGTGTCGAACTGGGTGAGATCGACAGTGTGCTGACCAGCTATCCCGGCATCGATTTCGCCGCGACCGTCGGCACCACGCTCCCGTCGGCGATGGCGCTTGTCGCCTACGTGCTCGCGCATCCCGGCGTCGTTGTCGATACCGCCGAGCTCGCGGCGTTCGCCGGAAAATCGTTGCCCGACTATATGGTTCCCAGCGCCATCGTGGTGCTCGACGAAATTCCGCTCACCCCGGCGGGGAAGCTGGACCGGGCCGCGCTGCCCGAACCGGTGTTCGCGACCGAACAATTCCGCGCACCGGTCACCCGGACCGAACAGATCGTCGCCGACGTCTTCGCGGCGCTGCTGGTCGCGGGCGCCACCGATACCGGTGGCCAGGTCGGCGTGGATGACGACTTCTTCGCGCTCGGCGGAAACTCGTTGCTCGCGGCGCAGGCAGTGGCGCGCATCGGCAACGCACTGGACGCGCGAGTGCCGATGCAGCTGCTCTTCGAGGCGTCTTCCGTTGCCGGGCTTGCCGAGCGGGTGGAGCGGCTGGCCGGTACTGCCGCCGGTCCGGCACTCGGTTCGCTGCCGCGGCCCGATCGGATTCCGCTGTCGTTCGCGCAGCAGCGGATGTGGTTCCTGAACCGCTTCGACCCGGCGAGCGCGGTCGACAACATTCCCGTTGCAGTGCGGTTGTCGGGTCGGCTCGATGTCGACGCGCTGCGCGCTGCGGTGCGCGATGTGGTCGAGCGGCACGAGTCGCTGCGCACGATCTATCCCGATATCGACGGCGAAGGCTTCCAGGTCGTGCTGCCGGTCGAGGATGTGCGGGCGGTTCCCGAGCTCGAGCCGCAGCAGGTCGCCGAGATCGATCTGCCCCGCTTCGTCACCGCGGCCACCATCGATGGCTTCGATGTGACGACCGAACCTCCGGTGCGGCTGCGGCTGTTGCAGACCAGCGATGCCGAACACGTGCTGGTGTGCGTTGTCCACCACATCGCGGGCGACGGTTTCTCGATGGCCCCGCTGACCAGGGACCTGATGGCCGCGTATGTGACCCGGACGCGGGCCGGCCGGCCGGACTGGCAGCCGCTGGCCGTGCAGTACCCCGACTACGCGATCTGGCAGCGGGCGATTCTGGGCAGCGAGGATGACGCGAATTCGCTTTCGGCCCGGCAGATCGCCTACTGGCAGCACGAATTGGCTGATCTTCCCGGCCAATTGGAATTGCCGGTGGACCGGCCGCGTCCCGTGGTCGCGACCAACAATGGCGCGGTCTTCGCCTTCGATATCGATGCCGAGGTGCATCAGCTGCTGCGCAACGTTGCGCAGCAGCACAATTCGACGCTGTTCATGGTGGTGCACGCTGCGCTCGCGGTGCTGCTCGCGCGGTTGTCGGGCACCAGGGACATCGCGATCGGAACGCCGGTCGCCGGTCGTGGCGCGGCGGCGCTCGACGATCTGATCGGCATGTTCGTCAATACCCTTGTGCTGCGCACCGATATCGACCCCGACAGCACCTTCGACCAGCTGCTGCGCGCGGTGCGACAGACCGATGTGCAAGCCTTCGGTCACGCCGACGTGCCGTTCGAGCGGCTGGTCGAATTGCTCGATCCGGTCCGTTCCACAGCGCGGCATCCGCTCTTCCAGGTGCTGCTGACCTTCCAGAACCTGGCGCAGCCGGAGCTGGAACTTCCCGGTCTGGCTGTGTCACCCGTGGAGATGGCGCTGCCGGTGGCAAAGTTCGACCTACAGCTGGAAGTCGTCGAGAACATCGATGCCGACGGTGCCGCACAAGGTATTTCGGCGCTGTTCAGCTATGCGACGGACCTGTTCGACGCGGCCACCGTGCACGACTTCGCCGACCGCTTCCGCAAGATCCTCGGCGCGGTGGCCGCCGATTCCGCCGCCGTCGTCGGCGATATAGACGTGTACGCACCCGGTGAGCGTGCACTGGTGCTGCACGAATGGAACACCCCCGGCGTGCGGGTGCCCGAGGTGACCCTGGTCGACCTCATCGCCGCCCAGGTGCGAGCGCGACCCGATGCCACCGCCGTGCGTTGCGGGGACACCACACTGACCTTCGGCGAGTTACAGCGTCGCGCCAACCGGGTGGCACGGGCCTTGATAGCTCGCGGCGCAGGACCGGAAACGCTCGTCGCCGTGGCAGTTTCACGGACCGAGGAGCTGCCGGTCGCCCTGCTCGCGGTGCTCACGACCGGGGCGGCGTACCTGCCCGTCGATACCGCCTACCCGGTGCAGCGGCTGGAATACATGCTCGCCGACGCCGCACCGGTGTGCGTGCTCAGCACCGCGAGCGAACGGGACGCCGTGCCCCCCGGCGATATTCCGGTCGTGCTGCTGGAGGAAGCGTCCGAATTCGCCGACGGCAGGATCATCGATGCCCACCGCATCGCGCCGCTGCGCCCGGACAATCTGGCCTATGTCATTTACACCTCCGGCTCGACGGGCGAGCCGAAGGGCGTCGGCGTCGCGCACCGCAATGTCCTGGAGTTGTTCGCCAACACCCAGCTGCTTCTCGAATTCGACGAAACCGATGTGTGGACGTTGTTCCACTCCTTCGCCTTCGACTTCTCGGTGTGGGAGTTGTGGTGTGCGCTGGCCAACGGCGGCAGCGTGGTGATGGTCGACCACTTCACCGCACGCACTCCGGAACAGTTGCGCGAGTTGCTGATTCGCGAGCGCGTCACGGTGCTGAATCAGACGCCCTCGGCGTTCTATCAGCTGGCCGAGGCCGACCGCGCGGCGCAGTCCGCCGCCGCGGGCGGGCTGGCGCTGCGCTACGTGATATTCGGCGGCGAGGCACTGGATCTGCGTCAGCTGCAGCCCTGGTACGAGCGGCACGCGATGAACGAGCCGTGGCTGGTGAACATGTACGGCATCACCGAAACCACGGTGCACGTGTCGTTCCTGTCGCTGGACGAGCGACTCGTCCACAACGCCGCGAGTGTGATCGGCCGTGCCCTTCCCGGCCTGGACGCCTTCGTGCTGGACACTCGGTTGCATCCCGCCCCGGTCGGGGTGGCCGGGGAGATCTATGTCGCGGGCGGTCAGCTGTCGCGGGGGTATCTCGGCAGGCCGGGACTGGCGGCGACGCGTTTCGTCGCAAATCCGTTCGGCGCGCCTGGATCTCGGATGTACCGCAGCGGCGACGTCGGCCGCTGGGTCGGTTTCGGCGGCGAGGCGAGCCTGGAGTACGCGGGGCGCAGCGATCAGCAGGTGCAGTTGCGCGGATTCCGCATCGAGCTCGGCGAGATCGAGTCCGCGCTGCTGCGCTGTCCCGGCGTGAGCCGGGCCGCGGTGCTCGTCCATTCGGACGAACACGCGGGCGATCGGCTCATCGGCTATGTCGTCCCCGCAGCCGCCGAGGACGGGCGGCTCTACCGGCTCGATCCGATCGAACTGCGTAGTCAGGTGGCCGAATTCCTGACCGGCTACATGGTGCCCGATGCGTTCGAGATCATCGAGACGCTGCCGCTCACGCCCAATGGCAAGCTCGATCGAAGGGCGCTGCCCGCGCCGGCATTCATCAGTGCCACCACCTTCCGTGCGCCGGGCTCACCGATCGAGCAGGCCGTCGCCGAGGTGTTCGCCGGGCTGCTCGGCGTCGCCGAGGTGGGGCTGGACGACGACTTCTTCCTGCTCGGCGGCAATTCGCTGCTGGCGACCAGAGCCGTCGCCAGGATCAACGAGGCGCTGCACGCGAACATCGTGGTGCGAGAGTTGTTCGAGGCGAGCACCGTCGGCACGCTCGCGGCCCGCATCGTGCCCGGCGCCGCGGCAGCCGCCGAAGCCAGGTCGCCGCTGGTGCGTATGGCTCGGCCGGATCGGATTCCGCTGTCGCTGGCCCAGCAGCGGATGTGGGTGCTGAACCGGGTCGATCCGAACTCGCTCGCCTACAACATCCCGATGGCGATCCGGCTGACCGGCGCACTGGATGTCGACGCGCTGCGCTATGCCATCGCCGATGTGCTCGAACGACACGAGTCGCTGCGCACCTGCTACCCGACCGACGGGCCGGGCGGGGCGGCGTACCAGGAGGTCCTGCCGGTCGACCAGGTGCTTCCCGGTGGTCTCGCGGTGGAGGTCACCACCGATCCGGTCGCCAGACTCACCGCGATGATGTCCACCGGATTCGATGTGACAGAACAGGTTCCGGTGCGGGCGCTGCTGCTGAACGTCACCGCGGCGGTGCGCCGCGCGGGGTCGGCGGAGGTGCATCTGCTGGTTCTCGTCGTGCACCACATCACCGCCGACGGCACGTCGATGGTGCCATTGGCGCGGGATCTGATGACCGCCTATCTCGCACGCATCCACGGCAATTCGCCCGATTGGCAGCCGCTCGAGGTGCAGTACGCGGACTTCGCGATCTGGCAGCGCGAGGTCATCGGGGCCGATGACGATGAGAACTCCGTTGCTGCACGGCAATTGGCGTACTGGCGCGAGCAGCTCGACGGATTGTCCGGCGCATTGGATCTTCCGGTGGACCGGCCGCGGCCCGCTACGCCGTCCATGCGTGGCGCATCGACCGCGATCCGGGTGCCCGCCGCCGTGCACGAAGGACTCGTGCGTATTGCGCGGGAACAGCATTCGACGCTGTTCATGGTCGTGCACGCGGCGCTGGCCGTGCTCCTGGCCCGGCTGTCGGGCAGCTCCGATATCGCGGTCGGCACCCCGTTCGCCGGGCGCGCCGAGCGCGCACTCGACGATCTGGTCGGCATGTTCGTCAATTCGCTGACGCTGCGCACCGCGGTGCCGTCCGGGATCGACTTCGCCGCTCTGGTCGATCAGGTCAGGGAGACCGATCTTTCGGCATTCGCCAACGCGGACATTCCGTTCGAGCGGGTGGTCGAGGAGACCGTGCTTGCGCGCCCGGCAGGGCGCCATCCGCTGTTCCAGGTGGCGCTGTCGTTCGAGGACACCGAGCCGCCGTCGCTGGAACTGCCGGGACTGACGGTGACGGGGCTGGACGCGGGCACAGTGACCGCGAAGTTCGATCTCCAGCTGATCGTCGAGCCACGCCATCGTGGCGACGGATCGCCCGACGAGATGCTCGCGGTATTCGCCTATGCGACGGATATTTTCGATCACGCCACGGTGCAGGCCTTCGGGCGGCGCTTCGAGCGGATACTTGCCGCCGTCGTCGCCGACCCGCAAGTGTGCGTCGGTGACATCGACATTCTCGATGCGCAGGAGCGCAGTCGAGTGCCGACCGCACCGGTCGCGGACGCGGACGCGGGTACCGAGAACTCCGCGTCCACCGCGCGGATCGCGCCGACCCAATTGCTGGCCGTCGCGGTGGAATCCGATCCGTTCGGGCCCGCGGTGGTGTCCGGCGAAGCCGAACTGTCCTACCAGGACCTCGACGCCGGATCTTCGCGACTGGCCCGGGTATTGATCGGTCACGGCTGTGGACCAGGCACCGGCGTCGCGGTGCGACTCGACCGCAGCCCCGACGTGGCGACCACCATCTGGGCCGTGCTGAAGGCGGGTGCCGCCCTGGTTCCGATGCGAGCGGCGGACTCGGCGCTGCCGAGCGAGCCCGCGCTGAAGGTCGGCATCAGCTCGGCGAGCGATATCACGCGTCGTGGGGTGGCGCCGACCGGCGGTATCGACTGGCTCATCCTCGACGATCCCGCGGTGATTGCCGAAATCGACCTCCAATCGTCCAAGCCCGTGACCTACGCGAATCGAGCAAGGACGCTGCGGGGTGACGATCCGGCGATCGTGCTCCCCGACACCGGCGCGACGTTGACCTACGACGAATTGGCGACT